The following proteins are encoded in a genomic region of Fervidobacterium pennivorans DSM 9078:
- a CDS encoding flagellin, whose product MRINHNLSALNAWRQITLTDSDMKKVLERLSSGLKINRASDDAAGLAISEKMRGQIKGLEMAVKNAQDAISLIQTAEGALNEVHAILQRMRELAVQAASDTNTDVDRASIQAELDQLREEIDRIARSTEFNTKKLLNGNLESFRFTPDVKVVAQGNIDLVVSAVSSAASVVEGTFVVEVGQFSGNVTSALDVRVVLVKPDGVSSVITSYSQGSVVVGGVKIVWNKNRFDISQFGGGLPLEEVIDTGVARVEKINTTGNQLVFQIGANEGANMIAGIDAVDAKNLGLLTSTLKVTSQNDAERTISIIDAAIHKVSSVRSQLGAIQNRLEHTIANLGVAAENLTAAESRIRDADMAKEMMEFTKLQILGQSGMSMLAQANTLPQNVLQLLRG is encoded by the coding sequence ATGCGTATCAACCACAACTTATCTGCACTGAACGCATGGAGGCAGATAACGCTTACGGATTCTGATATGAAAAAGGTGCTCGAAAGACTTTCGTCTGGTTTGAAGATTAACAGAGCAAGTGACGATGCGGCAGGTTTGGCAATTAGCGAGAAGATGAGGGGACAAATCAAGGGCCTCGAGATGGCAGTGAAGAACGCCCAAGATGCTATTTCACTCATTCAAACAGCAGAAGGTGCACTTAACGAGGTGCATGCTATCTTGCAAAGGATGAGAGAACTCGCAGTCCAGGCGGCAAGTGACACGAATACCGATGTGGATAGGGCAAGTATCCAGGCAGAACTTGACCAGTTAAGAGAAGAAATCGACAGAATTGCAAGGTCGACGGAATTTAACACAAAGAAACTGTTGAACGGAAATCTCGAGAGTTTCAGATTTACACCAGATGTAAAGGTTGTTGCGCAAGGAAATATAGACCTTGTGGTTAGCGCTGTGAGCTCTGCCGCAAGTGTTGTCGAAGGAACATTTGTTGTTGAAGTGGGTCAGTTCTCAGGCAATGTAACAAGTGCACTTGATGTTAGGGTGGTTCTTGTAAAACCCGATGGTGTAAGCAGTGTTATCACAAGCTATAGTCAAGGTTCTGTTGTGGTTGGCGGTGTAAAAATTGTATGGAATAAGAACAGATTCGATATTTCACAGTTTGGTGGCGGGTTGCCACTTGAAGAAGTAATCGACACAGGTGTTGCGAGGGTTGAGAAGATAAACACAACAGGTAACCAGCTTGTTTTCCAAATAGGTGCAAACGAAGGAGCTAACATGATAGCTGGTATCGATGCAGTAGATGCAAAAAATCTTGGCTTGTTAACCTCTACGTTGAAAGTCACAAGTCAGAATGATGCGGAAAGAACGATTAGTATAATCGATGCGGCGATTCACAAGGTAAGTTCGGTTAGGTCTCAACTCGGTGCAATTCAAAACAGACTTGAGCATACAATAGCAAACCTTGGAGTAGCGGCAGAAAACCTCACAGCTGCGGAAAGCCGAATTAGAGATGCAGACATGGCAAAAGAGATGATGGAATTTACAAAGTTGCAGATTCTTGGTCAGTCTGGTATGTCTATGCTTGCACAAGCAAATACTTTACCACAAAATGTCTTACAATTATTGCGAGGATAA
- the sdaAB gene encoding L-serine ammonia-lyase, iron-sulfur-dependent subunit beta, whose translation MGLLEVSGPVMTGPSSSHTLGALRIARFVYKLMGIPESVVFTLHGSFALTYKGHGTDRALLAGIIGLKADDPRVKEAYDLAKDVGLKYEFEFADLGDVHPNTVLIKAHKGDLYNEVEGSSIGGGAIRITKINGVECLLAGDYPALVVVNKDRPGVLKGILDCINTNIANVYLRRVNALKGIALTIIELDENPTEEVLECIRTLKNVIEVYAVRLEEGEMI comes from the coding sequence ATGGGTTTGCTCGAAGTTTCAGGTCCTGTTATGACAGGTCCATCAAGTTCACATACACTTGGTGCTCTCAGAATTGCAAGGTTTGTGTATAAACTGATGGGAATTCCAGAAAGCGTTGTTTTTACTTTGCACGGCTCGTTTGCGTTAACTTACAAAGGTCATGGAACGGATAGAGCGTTGCTTGCTGGTATTATCGGGTTGAAAGCAGATGACCCAAGAGTGAAAGAAGCATATGATTTGGCAAAAGATGTAGGTTTAAAGTATGAATTTGAATTTGCAGACCTTGGTGATGTGCACCCTAATACTGTGTTAATTAAAGCGCATAAAGGAGATTTATACAACGAAGTTGAAGGTTCTTCCATCGGTGGAGGAGCAATTAGGATTACAAAAATCAACGGTGTCGAGTGTTTACTCGCTGGCGATTATCCTGCGCTGGTTGTTGTTAATAAAGATAGACCAGGAGTTCTAAAGGGGATTTTGGATTGCATAAACACGAATATCGCAAATGTCTACTTGCGAAGAGTAAATGCGCTTAAGGGGATAGCTTTAACAATCATTGAGCTCGATGAAAATCCAACCGAGGAAGTTTTAGAATGTATCAGAACTTTGAAGAATGTTATCGAAGTGTATGCGGTAAGGCTTGAAGAAGGTGAGATGATATGA
- the sdaAA gene encoding L-serine ammonia-lyase, iron-sulfur-dependent, subunit alpha, with amino-acid sequence MKFAELIEIWQNTNLEFSEIILAQEMIETGRDPEKVKQVLSNLLSVMLEEAEKNFGKRFETLTGLTGDNAYKLANAKPKMMSEFNHIATVVALSMGESNASMGRIVACPTAGSCGVVPGAAYALWKVQRADFNDLLKSFIVASGIGNVVAKRATLSGAAGGCQAEIGTATAMASGLLTYYYSNDPIKVGHAAALALKALMGLVCDPVGGFVEVPCVKRNGNAVNVAIASAEMALAGVESVIPFDEVVEAMYEVGKSLPESLRETGLGGIAATKTAQEIVEKIRENWKGTE; translated from the coding sequence ATGAAATTCGCAGAACTAATCGAGATATGGCAAAACACGAATCTTGAGTTCAGTGAGATTATACTTGCTCAAGAGATGATAGAAACAGGTAGAGACCCGGAGAAAGTCAAGCAGGTGTTAAGTAATTTGTTAAGTGTTATGCTCGAGGAAGCCGAGAAGAATTTTGGTAAAAGATTCGAAACGCTTACAGGCTTGACAGGTGATAATGCCTATAAACTTGCGAATGCGAAACCAAAGATGATGAGCGAGTTTAATCATATAGCAACAGTTGTTGCACTTTCAATGGGTGAGTCAAACGCATCTATGGGAAGGATTGTCGCTTGCCCGACAGCGGGTTCGTGCGGTGTTGTTCCAGGTGCTGCTTACGCACTTTGGAAGGTTCAAAGGGCAGATTTCAATGATTTACTTAAATCGTTCATAGTTGCCTCTGGAATAGGGAATGTTGTTGCAAAGAGGGCAACGCTTTCCGGTGCAGCTGGTGGTTGTCAAGCTGAAATTGGAACAGCCACAGCAATGGCATCCGGATTGTTGACTTACTACTATTCAAATGATCCTATCAAAGTTGGGCATGCGGCTGCTTTGGCTTTGAAAGCACTTATGGGGCTTGTATGTGACCCCGTTGGTGGGTTTGTTGAAGTACCATGTGTGAAAAGGAATGGTAATGCTGTAAATGTGGCAATCGCTTCGGCGGAAATGGCATTAGCCGGAGTGGAGAGTGTTATACCGTTTGATGAGGTTGTTGAAGCAATGTACGAAGTTGGGAAATCACTACCTGAATCGCTGAGGGAAACAGGTCTTGGAGGTATTGCCGCCACAAAAACTGCACAAGAAATTGTTGAAAAGATACGTGAGAATTGGAAAGGGACGGAATAA
- the hutU gene encoding urocanate hydratase, translating to MAEVIRAPRGTKLTCKSWQTEAAMRMLMNNLDPEVARDPANLIVYGGKGKAARNWECFYKIVEVLKELEDDETLIVQSGKPVAVWKTHEWAPRVLIANSNLVPKWATWEYFNELEARGLIMYGQMTAGSWIYIGTQGILQGTYETFYAVAKKYFGGTLRGRLVLTAGLGEMGGAQPLAVTMNDGVVIAVEVDKRMIDRRLQTGYLDTWTDSLDEALKMAKEAMNEGKPLSIGLLANAADVHPELVRRGIIPDVVTDQTAAHDPLNGYVPAGISFEEALKLRKENPQKYLEMVYDSVVKHVNAILEMQKQGAKVFEYGNNIRRLAFDHGVKDAFNIPGYVPEYIRDLFSEGKGPFRWVALSGNPEDIYKTDQKVLELFGEDEHLRKWIEMAQKKVKWQGLPARICWLGMGQRAEMGLAMNEMVRKGELEAPIVIGRDHHDTGSVASPYRETEAMKDGSDAIADWPILNAMLNVASGATWVSFHHGGGVGIGYSLHAGVVIVADGTDLARQKLERVLTNDVGMGVVRHADAGYEIAIRTAKKHGIRMPMLKDE from the coding sequence ATGGCAGAAGTGATTAGGGCTCCAAGGGGAACGAAGTTAACGTGTAAATCATGGCAAACAGAAGCTGCAATGCGCATGCTTATGAATAACCTCGACCCTGAAGTTGCAAGGGACCCAGCAAATTTGATAGTATACGGTGGTAAGGGTAAAGCAGCGAGAAATTGGGAATGTTTCTACAAGATAGTCGAAGTGCTTAAGGAACTCGAAGATGATGAGACACTTATTGTTCAAAGTGGAAAACCGGTTGCCGTTTGGAAAACACATGAATGGGCTCCGCGTGTGCTCATTGCAAATTCCAACCTCGTTCCAAAATGGGCAACGTGGGAATATTTCAACGAACTTGAAGCACGGGGACTTATTATGTACGGTCAGATGACCGCAGGAAGCTGGATTTATATAGGCACACAAGGTATACTCCAAGGGACTTACGAAACGTTCTATGCGGTTGCTAAAAAATACTTTGGTGGAACACTTAGAGGAAGGCTTGTGTTGACAGCTGGGCTTGGTGAGATGGGTGGAGCTCAGCCACTTGCTGTAACAATGAACGATGGTGTGGTAATCGCTGTTGAAGTGGATAAACGAATGATAGATAGAAGGCTTCAAACGGGATATCTTGATACGTGGACAGATAGCCTCGATGAAGCACTGAAAATGGCAAAAGAAGCTATGAATGAAGGTAAACCACTGTCGATAGGTCTACTTGCTAATGCTGCTGACGTGCATCCTGAACTTGTGAGAAGAGGAATCATCCCCGACGTTGTCACGGACCAAACAGCTGCACACGATCCACTCAACGGATACGTTCCGGCAGGTATTTCTTTTGAAGAAGCACTTAAGTTGAGAAAAGAAAATCCACAAAAATACTTGGAGATGGTCTACGATAGTGTTGTTAAACATGTGAACGCTATTTTGGAAATGCAAAAACAAGGTGCGAAGGTCTTTGAGTATGGAAACAATATCAGAAGACTCGCTTTTGACCATGGTGTTAAGGATGCCTTCAATATTCCAGGATATGTGCCAGAATACATCAGAGACCTTTTCAGTGAAGGTAAAGGACCGTTTAGATGGGTTGCACTCTCTGGAAATCCTGAGGATATCTACAAAACAGACCAGAAGGTGTTGGAACTTTTCGGGGAAGACGAGCACTTGAGGAAATGGATAGAAATGGCTCAGAAGAAAGTAAAATGGCAAGGACTTCCGGCACGAATTTGTTGGCTTGGTATGGGTCAAAGAGCTGAGATGGGACTTGCAATGAATGAGATGGTGAGAAAAGGCGAATTGGAAGCTCCCATTGTTATAGGTAGAGACCACCATGACACAGGTTCTGTTGCAAGTCCGTATAGGGAAACTGAGGCAATGAAAGATGGAAGTGATGCAATTGCCGACTGGCCCATTTTGAACGCTATGCTTAACGTGGCAAGCGGTGCGACGTGGGTTTCGTTCCACCACGGTGGTGGTGTTGGCATTGGTTATTCACTCCACGCTGGTGTTGTTATTGTTGCGGATGGAACTGACTTGGCAAGGCAGAAACTCGAAAGGGTGCTTACAAACGATGTAGGAATGGGTGTTGTAAGACACGCCGATGCAGGATACGAAATAGCAATCAGAACGGCGAAAAAACACGGAATCAGAATGCCTATGTTGAAAGATGAATAA
- a CDS encoding DUF4895 domain-containing protein, with amino-acid sequence MYVGPERFKKLEKIDFDTSELVEFLESKKERLDVYHRHVAVVSCHLNHTEHFSTFPFYMNFIVTPSNEKIVGISISLPMSLTPAIYKMNELGKKDEFIRLCREITNNLNEQWVCQCGIIKLPLKTRFIAVAGNDGFLNKEMFSEKVFGTESFSFAKRVDEKVLEFLEKYKDGKYKICKTIINDEGINFFVVDKKVTDEFRPLYSEVISLLRKKYNLAPAKYYPISERVIGSFTLEFETIFSNAPFERVDRLLDDYEKIKSDIAKYF; translated from the coding sequence ATGTATGTAGGACCTGAGAGGTTTAAAAAATTAGAAAAGATAGATTTTGATACTTCTGAACTTGTCGAATTTTTGGAGAGTAAGAAAGAAAGGCTAGATGTTTACCACCGCCATGTGGCGGTGGTAAGTTGTCATCTTAATCATACTGAACATTTTTCAACTTTCCCGTTTTATATGAATTTCATAGTCACACCTTCCAATGAAAAAATCGTTGGTATTTCGATTTCTTTACCGATGTCATTAACTCCCGCAATTTACAAAATGAACGAATTGGGGAAAAAGGATGAGTTTATCAGGCTTTGTAGGGAGATTACAAACAATCTAAATGAACAGTGGGTTTGTCAATGTGGTATAATAAAATTGCCGTTAAAGACTAGGTTCATAGCGGTTGCTGGAAATGATGGGTTTTTGAACAAGGAAATGTTCAGTGAAAAGGTTTTTGGCACAGAATCGTTTTCTTTTGCAAAGCGTGTTGATGAAAAGGTTTTGGAGTTTTTGGAAAAATACAAAGATGGGAAATACAAAATATGTAAAACCATAATAAACGATGAAGGGATAAATTTCTTTGTTGTTGATAAAAAGGTAACAGATGAGTTCCGTCCATTGTATTCGGAGGTTATTTCTTTGCTAAGAAAGAAATACAACCTTGCCCCTGCCAAGTATTATCCAATATCGGAACGTGTCATTGGTTCGTTTACCCTCGAGTTCGAAACGATTTTTTCCAATGCGCCGTTTGAAAGAGTTGATAGGCTACTGGATGATTATGAGAAAATAAAATCTGATATCGCAAAGTATTTTTGA
- a CDS encoding TPM domain-containing protein: MRVKRMFYLILGLLFVSNVLLAVDFPKPTPYKYINDYVGVVEPEYVQKIISVGKELEDKTTAQVTAVVIDSLQGMTIEEYAVELFRKWGIGQKGKDNGVLLLVAINDRQMRIEVGYGLEGAIPDGKAGRIRDEYIIPYFKEGDYSKGIYYGYLALAKEVAKEYNVELTFDVDTELPKSSSVDVDTIVIIIFIVTFIMLALSRRGVWYIGPRGPMGPGGFGGSGRSSGGGFGGFGGGRSGGGGASGKW, translated from the coding sequence ATGAGAGTAAAACGAATGTTCTACCTAATTTTGGGTTTGTTGTTCGTTTCAAATGTATTGTTAGCCGTTGATTTTCCAAAGCCTACACCATACAAATACATCAACGATTACGTTGGTGTGGTTGAACCTGAGTATGTTCAAAAAATAATCTCGGTGGGAAAAGAACTCGAAGACAAAACCACAGCGCAGGTAACAGCTGTTGTTATTGACTCGCTGCAAGGTATGACAATTGAAGAGTATGCGGTTGAGCTTTTCAGAAAATGGGGAATAGGGCAGAAAGGGAAAGATAACGGAGTTTTGTTGCTTGTTGCGATAAACGACAGGCAGATGCGTATAGAAGTAGGTTACGGACTTGAAGGTGCTATTCCTGATGGAAAGGCTGGACGGATTAGGGATGAATATATCATTCCATACTTCAAGGAAGGTGATTATTCCAAAGGGATTTACTACGGATATTTGGCTCTTGCGAAAGAGGTTGCTAAGGAATACAATGTAGAACTTACGTTTGATGTAGATACAGAGTTACCTAAGAGTTCTTCTGTGGATGTTGATACGATAGTGATAATAATATTTATTGTGACTTTTATCATGTTAGCTTTGTCGAGGCGAGGGGTATGGTACATTGGTCCGCGGGGTCCAATGGGACCGGGTGGATTCGGAGGGTCTGGTAGAAGCTCTGGTGGCGGATTTGGAGGTTTTGGCGGGGGCAGAAGTGGCGGCGGTGGTGCGAGCGGGAAGTGGTGA
- a CDS encoding glycosyltransferase family 2 protein, translating into MIYSERPLVSVVIPAYNVEKFIPKTLESVLRQTYENLEIIVVNDGSVDKTGVVVESILGNQNRFPYKVIHKKNEGVSVARNIGIENAKGKYIKFLDGDDWLVPDAIEVLVEACERNNCEIAFGGQDVVTPNGKFLYRYDETYVYEEGLKNAKKITKDFLLSRTHISLNSSIFLMDVIDTNQLRFTKGALFGEDNEFISKFLSFSSFAYVLNRAIASAVFRYSSTTKQPTLTCFHNVGSMKRLRRFFEIRNESEFVKILDEFVIPNAYAWTIGNLAFNGYPFTKWIRIGRRRNIREQVLKVKYRQNPTKMGRQLSFIRTTYALFPELTYMLLRLAGIIFKSKSRVEQMFG; encoded by the coding sequence GTGATTTATTCTGAAAGACCACTTGTTTCTGTCGTTATTCCTGCGTATAACGTTGAAAAATTCATTCCGAAGACATTGGAGAGTGTGCTGAGGCAGACGTACGAAAATTTAGAAATAATAGTGGTAAACGATGGGTCAGTGGATAAAACGGGTGTTGTCGTCGAAAGCATATTGGGAAATCAAAACAGATTTCCATATAAGGTGATACACAAGAAAAATGAAGGCGTAAGTGTTGCAAGGAATATAGGTATTGAAAATGCTAAAGGGAAGTATATAAAATTCCTAGATGGTGATGATTGGCTTGTTCCGGATGCTATTGAGGTGTTGGTTGAAGCGTGTGAAAGAAATAATTGCGAGATAGCCTTTGGTGGGCAGGACGTGGTAACTCCAAACGGAAAGTTTTTGTATAGGTATGACGAAACGTATGTTTACGAAGAGGGATTGAAAAACGCAAAGAAGATAACTAAAGATTTTCTTTTGAGTCGAACTCACATAAGTTTAAATTCTTCTATATTTCTTATGGATGTCATCGATACGAATCAGTTAAGGTTTACGAAAGGAGCATTATTCGGAGAGGATAATGAATTTATTTCAAAATTTCTCAGTTTTTCATCTTTTGCTTATGTTTTAAACCGAGCTATTGCGTCAGCTGTATTTAGGTATAGCTCAACTACGAAACAGCCTACTTTAACTTGCTTTCACAATGTCGGTTCAATGAAACGGTTAAGAAGATTTTTCGAAATACGTAACGAATCTGAATTTGTTAAAATCTTAGATGAATTTGTTATTCCGAACGCTTATGCGTGGACCATTGGCAATCTTGCTTTCAATGGATATCCATTTACAAAATGGATCAGGATTGGAAGACGTAGAAATATTCGCGAACAAGTGCTCAAAGTAAAGTACAGGCAGAACCCAACGAAAATGGGTAGGCAACTAAGTTTTATAAGAACGACCTATGCACTTTTTCCCGAATTAACGTACATGCTGCTTAGACTTGCAGGAATTATATTTAAGTCGAAGTCAAGGGTTGAACAAATGTTTGGTTGA
- a CDS encoding SIS domain-containing protein: protein MLNHLEKQLEALKGIVERIDKVELEKLITEMVETIRNGKKIVTSALGKNVPICEKFTGTLISLGVPAYFLHTNNAVHGDLGIVKAGDLVLLLSKSGNTEESVYLYDHLKAKGANIWIMTYNENSILAKMSEKKVILYLEHEGDKWNLVPNNSSIGYLFILQAIAMELLDRLDIQIDEFKFNHPGGFIGKILRGEGV from the coding sequence ATGTTGAACCATCTTGAAAAACAATTGGAAGCATTGAAAGGAATTGTGGAAAGAATTGACAAAGTAGAATTAGAAAAGCTCATAACAGAAATGGTTGAAACAATAAGGAACGGTAAGAAGATAGTGACATCTGCTCTTGGGAAAAACGTGCCAATATGCGAAAAATTTACTGGCACTCTTATTTCTCTTGGTGTACCCGCATATTTTCTTCATACAAACAATGCCGTTCATGGAGACCTTGGGATTGTAAAAGCAGGTGACCTTGTTCTTCTCCTCTCAAAAAGTGGAAATACAGAAGAATCAGTATATCTCTATGACCATTTAAAAGCAAAGGGTGCGAACATATGGATAATGACTTATAATGAAAATAGTATACTTGCAAAAATGAGTGAGAAAAAGGTTATACTGTATCTTGAACATGAAGGAGATAAATGGAACCTTGTTCCAAACAATTCTTCAATTGGATATCTTTTTATACTTCAAGCAATAGCTATGGAATTATTAGATAGGCTCGATATTCAAATCGACGAATTTAAGTTTAATCATCCTGGTGGATTTATAGGGAAAATACTGAGAGGTGAAGGAGTGTGA
- a CDS encoding NTP transferase domain-containing protein: MVEYKYIIVQAGGKGSRLGKYTFNKPKALIPVYGTPLILNTMSKFSGSKFIIIGDYKYEVLRDYLRKYAKENYILVKAHGSGTCAGLQEALSYIPQGTPFIITWCDLYFPDDFKLPNDEKPKNYVGLSGTFPCRWSYENGEFREEPSITNGVAGFFVFQDKELIKDVPDNGEFVRYLSTRKDLVFDTIVLRGVKEFGTTEEYEKLLSEAVSRPFNKVTVLDNVVVKEPIDKKGFELAELEIAWYNHVSKYQYEHIPTVLSGKPLKLEKLNAKHPFELQPTHEVLVKILEALSKLHSYQTIPPCKMSYYREYYQKTFERLYEVKNIIPHSEKPELYINGKIVPNPFLLEEEIKKALEKFFNNPFTIIHGDPTFSNTMVTDDGMVYFIDPRGYFGHTKIFGDPDYDFAKVYYSLVGNYDKFNRKRFELKIFHDSVEIAIESNGYENFEHLFFEIVGINKTEKIKLLHAIIWLSLTTYAWDDYDMICGAFYNGALKLAEVL, from the coding sequence ATGGTAGAGTACAAATACATAATCGTGCAAGCAGGCGGGAAAGGAAGCAGATTGGGTAAGTACACTTTCAATAAACCAAAAGCCTTAATCCCTGTATATGGAACTCCTCTTATCTTGAACACGATGTCTAAGTTCTCGGGTTCAAAATTTATTATCATAGGTGACTATAAATACGAGGTACTTAGAGACTACCTGCGAAAATACGCAAAAGAAAACTATATTTTGGTCAAAGCTCATGGTTCGGGCACGTGTGCAGGACTTCAAGAAGCACTTAGCTACATACCACAAGGAACACCATTTATAATCACCTGGTGCGACCTTTATTTCCCAGATGATTTTAAACTTCCAAACGATGAAAAACCCAAGAATTATGTTGGTCTGTCAGGAACATTTCCATGTAGATGGTCTTACGAAAATGGGGAATTCCGTGAAGAGCCATCAATAACCAATGGCGTTGCCGGATTTTTCGTCTTTCAGGATAAGGAACTCATAAAAGATGTCCCAGATAATGGAGAATTCGTTAGATATTTAAGTACAAGAAAAGATTTGGTATTCGATACAATAGTTCTGCGAGGAGTCAAGGAATTTGGAACTACAGAAGAATACGAAAAACTCCTTTCTGAGGCTGTTTCAAGGCCTTTTAATAAAGTAACAGTGCTAGATAATGTGGTTGTGAAAGAGCCTATCGATAAAAAGGGATTTGAACTGGCAGAATTAGAGATTGCCTGGTACAATCACGTGTCGAAATACCAATACGAACACATACCCACGGTTTTGTCTGGCAAACCTTTGAAACTTGAAAAGCTAAATGCCAAACATCCTTTTGAGTTACAACCTACTCACGAAGTGCTCGTTAAAATACTGGAAGCCCTTTCTAAACTGCATAGTTATCAAACAATCCCACCATGCAAAATGAGTTACTATAGGGAGTATTATCAAAAAACATTCGAAAGACTTTATGAGGTAAAAAACATAATTCCACACTCAGAAAAGCCCGAGCTTTACATAAACGGTAAAATAGTCCCGAATCCGTTTCTTTTAGAAGAGGAGATTAAAAAGGCTTTAGAGAAATTCTTTAACAATCCTTTTACCATAATCCATGGTGACCCAACTTTCTCGAACACTATGGTTACCGATGATGGGATGGTCTATTTTATAGACCCAAGAGGGTATTTCGGGCATACAAAGATATTCGGCGATCCCGACTATGACTTTGCAAAAGTTTACTACAGCCTTGTAGGAAACTACGACAAATTCAATAGAAAAAGATTCGAGCTCAAAATTTTTCATGATAGCGTAGAAATCGCCATTGAATCAAACGGTTACGAAAATTTTGAACATTTATTTTTCGAGATAGTGGGTATTAATAAGACAGAAAAGATTAAATTGCTTCATGCAATAATATGGTTATCTTTGACTACGTACGCTTGGGATGACTATGATATGATATGCGGTGCCTTTTATAACGGTGCGTTAAAACTTGCGGAGGTGTTGTAA
- the hisS gene encoding histidine--tRNA ligase, translated as MYQKIKGTEDLYGQEMKYWYWIEEKARKISLVYGFTEIRTPIFEETKLFVRSVGQDTDIVQKEMYTFEDKGGRSITLRPEGTAPVVRAFVENGLITQGFPQKYFYIGPMFRYERPQSGRQRQFHQFGAEIFGSPSALADAELIAFVDRFLRDIGLVDFEIHINTLGDTEDRANYKQALKEYYAQHLEHLCDDCKVRYERNPLRLLDCKVDVEYAKQAPKLIDYIGENARKHYEELKKLLDALEIKYIEDPRLVRGLDYYNRTVFEVHHHKLGAMSAIAGGGRYDNLIKEIGGKDVPALGFAAGMERLILALKAENVNVDDIKINEVYIAHFGGEAVRIEAMKLAQQLRREGIAVNLEIMERGLSAQLKNAARTGAKLCIIIGENELERDIVLVKNMETGEQLEFEKNFVVTGIKDLLTELA; from the coding sequence GTGTACCAAAAAATAAAAGGAACGGAAGATTTATACGGCCAAGAGATGAAGTATTGGTACTGGATAGAAGAAAAAGCCAGAAAGATTTCTTTGGTGTACGGATTTACAGAAATTCGCACACCGATATTTGAGGAGACAAAATTGTTTGTCAGAAGTGTTGGTCAAGATACAGATATCGTCCAAAAAGAGATGTATACATTTGAAGACAAAGGTGGTAGGAGCATCACCCTAAGACCAGAAGGAACCGCTCCAGTTGTGCGCGCATTTGTCGAAAATGGTTTGATTACCCAAGGCTTCCCTCAAAAATATTTTTACATCGGTCCAATGTTTCGGTACGAACGTCCGCAATCTGGAAGGCAAAGACAATTTCATCAATTTGGTGCAGAAATATTTGGAAGTCCATCTGCGCTCGCTGACGCGGAATTAATAGCTTTTGTTGATAGATTCCTTAGGGACATAGGTCTTGTGGATTTTGAGATACATATAAACACCCTTGGAGACACAGAGGACCGCGCAAATTACAAACAAGCGCTCAAAGAGTATTATGCTCAGCACCTGGAGCATCTTTGCGATGATTGTAAAGTAAGATACGAACGTAATCCATTGAGATTGCTCGACTGTAAAGTAGACGTCGAATACGCAAAACAAGCTCCAAAACTTATTGACTACATAGGGGAAAACGCACGAAAACATTATGAAGAACTAAAAAAATTACTCGACGCCCTTGAAATAAAATACATAGAAGATCCAAGACTCGTAAGAGGGCTTGATTACTATAACCGAACTGTGTTCGAAGTGCACCATCACAAACTTGGCGCGATGAGCGCAATTGCCGGTGGCGGAAGATACGACAACTTAATAAAAGAAATTGGTGGTAAAGACGTGCCGGCATTAGGATTCGCTGCTGGTATGGAAAGACTGATACTTGCATTAAAAGCTGAAAATGTGAATGTTGATGATATAAAGATAAATGAAGTCTATATTGCACACTTTGGAGGAGAGGCAGTCAGAATAGAAGCGATGAAACTTGCACAGCAGCTGCGCAGGGAAGGTATAGCAGTGAACCTTGAAATCATGGAAAGAGGTCTTAGTGCGCAACTCAAAAACGCTGCAAGAACAGGTGCAAAGCTTTGTATAATTATTGGTGAGAACGAACTTGAAAGGGACATCGTATTAGTCAAGAACATGGAAACGGGCGAACAACTTGAGTTCGAAAAGAACTTCGTTGTCACTGGTATCAAAGACCTGTTAACAGAACTCGCTTAA